The following is a genomic window from Bombus fervidus isolate BK054 chromosome 15, iyBomFerv1, whole genome shotgun sequence.
CtagatttgaaaaaatttgtttaaaaacttATTTTGATTCCGAAGATTtcataattctatttttacatttcttccttttctcaaTAGAACTTATTATAGATTTCATTATAAAGCTGTATAGAACTAATTTTGCTTAACTTCTTGGCTTCTTTGTAGAACTTTTCTACTCTATCTTGCACAATTAAAATGTTCTTTAcaatattgtttaataaatatgtgGCGGCACTTGACAGCAAAAATACTACCACTCGACACTAACTAGTGTAGGACGAcggcagcgcagtggttagcgccttaggttacgaacgttcggaacccgggttcaaatcccggcgaacggagtccgatttttcttccgcggcatcaaaatgagaagaaaaatgcaGCAGTAACCCCAGTAGCGACACCGGCGACCCCACAGCAGAACTTGTCTCACACTACACACGACCATATGCACAACAGACTACAACTATCACGGCCAATTCatctcaaataatttttatttactgcAAATTGGCTTAAAAAGGTTTAACCTACAATAACGTATTAGTCCATGAAATTGAAACTGTCTCACCTTTAACGCACTAGCAGCAAAGAAGCTCTTTCCACAAACTTCACACTGGTGAGGTCGTTCACCACTATGAGATCGCATGTGGTACACTAAACTATTTTTATGATGGAATGATCGGTCGCATTGGGGACACGTTAGTTCGTCATCttccaaaataaaaaatcttataAGTATgcaattaaaagaagaagccCTTGAATGTATATATACCTACTTGACTTCCTagctttcaatattttctttttcttcgttgtttGTGGAATGTCAGTCTTATCTTTATCATGTATACTCTGTTCATTGACTGTTGATGGTTTTACATGGTCCCTATGTACGTGATCCGTGACATCAGTAATTGTCCACAATGGTGATTCGTTGTTCACTGAGGACAATGCAGATTCTGTTTCATCATCTATATGTGCACCTGTCTCCTCTACTGCAAATATACAAACCAATATTGGTTAGATTCATCTAAactgttaaatattaattatacaaaaataattcttcaaaCTATCACAAATGAAAAGTACAAAAGATAAACATGAAAGATCAATTCTtggtaattttttttattttgatgtAATAGCTCTTATACATACCAACACCCCTGATGCCCTCCATAAGATCCTCAGGTTCACTGAACTCTTCAATAACtgtattttccaaattttgaaCAGACTCTGGTACAGATATCGTAATATTCGTATTGGTTGCTTGTGCTATTCTGGTTTCCTGTTTGACAGGCTCATAATGTACCTTCAAATgttcaaaaaattttaattggcTACTAAATCTAGAACTGCACAGTTCACACTTGAATATATGAGTCTGTATATCGTTGGAAGAGTCAGCGTTTATGACATCCGTATTCATCCTACTGCCATCCTTCCTTGCCGAGTTTCTTTTGGTCTGTTGTTTCAATTTACGAGGTATCCTTTTTTTATGAGGCAAGGATCTTTTCGGTCCTGAACTTGGAGTTGCATCTTCACTACTTTCGGCCGATACATCAACATCATACTCGCTTTTCACGTTTATGAACTCCTGTTTTACGTTTTGTGTGATGCGTTTGAAAGGTTGTAACGTTGGATATACCGGGTTTGGTTCTGGGACAGTTTGGATAGAATAAGTATTCACAGGAGTTAGAGTCTCTAGATGAGAAACGTCTGGTAAAGTTGGATCTTCATGTTGGGATTGACTATGAAGATGTTGCTGTTTCTGTTGTTGTTGCAATTGAACAGCAACCAAAGCTGCCGCCAGTCTTCTGTCTTCCTGTTTAAAAAATCCAAAATCAGTTTCTAATGTGTGAATACgaaaaaacaataaattatccTTATACCTCTGTTAAATCATGTTGTAATAAATCTTCTGTTTCATAATATTGGGTTGCCGTACCATAATCTGTGCCAACGCCAGCATTGATCATATCGACAACCATTCCTTCAGAAATTAGTTCTCCATTCAGAGTTAGAAGAGGCACACTTTTGCTCAGAGGCTCTCCATCAGCCCTTTGGATGGTAATGTATTGTGCACCTTCCATTCCCTCCAGCAGCACTGCTTGTGCTTCTTCTGTTGTTACTTCCATATTCATTTGACTCAGCTGCTGATGGCAGAAAatttcttctaaaattatttccttGCCATCTGTAAAAACTAGCTGTTTGTGGCTAGGAAAAAAAGATACatgtgaattatttttattctaacagtttctaataaatatatttggatttgaaataatattcttacTAACATATTTTGGTTTACCTCATTCCTTGGAAAatgtcattaaaaattttcttttttttaacaaaagtattaatttcaataacatATACAGCATAAATAAGTTTTATCATgtttatttccatttatctataataatacatttacaaaagtataaaaaaaaatataaaaattctctgtcacaaaaaaatttttccataataagtatataaattagtatataaatttatataaatataaattagtattattatttttaagcaGATTGTAGCAGATTCATCGTTCTTATTTAGAGAAAGTGTATCAACGATTCAAATTTCGCGCGCTAGTGTATTACAGAAATGACAGCGGAATCAAGGTCACTGCACCCGGAGCTCTTAGAAAATTTCTCTCGAGGTTTGATTTGCGTCCCAGCGGGAAAATCGGCCTCCTCTCACCTTCCTGTACCAACCTTCGCAAGCCCGCGTCGATTTTTCGTCTTCTTCGAGGAAAACTTGAACGACATAAACAAagcaaaatattgaaacactGTAGGACAAAATGTGACAACAGTGCTTGGGTCTTGACGCCATTAGAACGGATGCACCCTTCCTATACTACCTACACGAATCTCTGCTAATACCAACATAACCGATGAAAAGATACTAGACTGAATCATCATTACAATCCATCTTCATCCATTTATGATCTTCATTCTCATCTTCATCGCTATTGATTTTgcctttcttctcttctgtACTACAactataaaatgaattttccaGATGGACTTTGTCTAACCTCATAACTAACATGAATTCGATTGAATTACTCCGAAACCTAAATTTCACCTGCTGGGTTACAAATTCTCCACTTCCGGGGACAGGATTCAACCTGGTTCAACCTGGTTCAATGCTTAAGTaagcaaaacaaaaaaatgccGAAATAACGTTTACAACTTTTCCATCACAGTCGAAGGTAAAAGTGTGTCGCTATAAATGTAACCTCGTTTAAGGACATTCTTAATTGAACTACGATTGCTCAAATTGTTGAAATGGTGAAGATCTCGTGGGTCCCTTGGAGGAACCTTCATTCTCATGGCGGCCAGCCAAGCCAAATTTACAAGGCGCAAATCTTTTAACAATTTCGTCGATCGAAAATTAGTGCACCTGACAGGCTCAAATCGATGTAAACGaactgaaatttattttcacacgGTTTCTACATCGCGTAACACACAACGAGGGAGCTCGGAGGCGGTTTCCCTCTCTCGCACTGTTACCATCAGCTGACTCGTCGGTTCATCGTTGATTCATTGAGTCTGACAAGGTTGTTATGACTTTATTAACAACTACGCCATTTACCATGTTTACACAATTATAGATCGAGATAATAATCGTGTACGCCGCGAAAATCTTCGATTTCCTCTATATTTTCGATGGAAATGTCGGATATCGGGGAGCTTAAGTACGTTAATTTGTCCGCCGTGTCAAAGATCATTAGTTTGTCATAACCTGATCCACGTGATACGAACTGATAATAGAATAGTGAAATTGTAATGATTGTTATTTGTGGTTTTTGCAGAGGTTGCCAGATAAACTGACTGGAAAAAATATGTGATATACCCGTGAAATTTCTGAAAAGTGATGGCTTCTATTTGTCGTCGCTGGAGACTATGGATTTTACCAGTTTTAACTTGTCTCTATGCACTTCTGATCATTATTTTGGTTCCAATTCTCTTGGCCAATTCAATTAAGAATGGCTTTGAAAATCAGGATCAAGGAGCACTGGTGGGTGGTGCCTTTGTGCTACTTGCCTTGCCTATTGCTTTCTATGAAATTGTCCAACAcatgatatattatacacaacCTAGACTGCagaaatacattataaggtatgTCGATGAATTCTACGATTGATGTTGTTTTGAGGTTGTTTGCTGATATTtggaaattgtatattaatttgttGTTTAAATGTCTTCCTTTCAATGTGGTTGGACTTCTGAGTTGATAATTTATTGCTTGTAAAATTAGTTAGGAATTTATAGCTTcttatgaaattttgttacatCATAACTTTCCATTAGTTAGATATCAGTGTAGATAATTATTATGCACTATATATTTGAGattaattgttaaattgtGGGAAATATAAGTAGCTTCTTTAACGATACACTTTCTTATTGTTTAGGGATGTATTGATTGACAATTAATTAGTCTGCTTCCAATCAGAAAATATATCATTGCTGGATTATGTAATACataattgtatgtatatatatggtacttttcttatttcctaaatatcaaataaaaagttaatattCAGGATTAGAAAAAGGacaaactttttttaaatatcatatttgtatattttattaaattttttatattcattacaTGAATATCATAATTGACAACAATTATTAAtggtaataatttatttaaagaaaatgtcttctttctatctttcAAGTCAAAGAACTCGTATTGATTGACATTTAATACAGTAAATGTTGAGAGTCATTGATATAGGTAGAGGCTTTGAATAAATACACCCACTTTTTATAAAACCTgcaaattcttaattttaaaaatattattaaaatggcTACTGGATATTATCATGTTCatactattaaaataatatgaatattcaaaaatattgcaaatatcaaatttcatttaattttgtttgatGTGTAAATAAGATTCCTGTCACAAGAAAGATTATGGCTATATATACACTGTTATGATACAGAAACAGTTGAACCCATTTGGAAGAAAATGATATGATTGTAGGAAATCAAAGTTCACTTTCTTGTCAAGCTTGAGAAGTTTAGTTTAATCACAGGGAGATACTTCCATCATAATATTCTCTTGGTCAAAAACCTTTGTAATAGAAATCtattaatgttaaatatttaatacagtattaacaattgaaattttttatgactTAATTAGAGCTAGTTttttggaaattaaaaaatttgttatgcttttgtttatatatttgtatattatcacaaaatgatatgaaattttatatcctGTTTCAGGATATTATGGATGGTACCAATTTATGCAGTGAATGCTGTAGgtataaatttctatcttttacataaaatacatatatcaacATACTTCTCTATTTTAAGtacaaattctttttaaattcctGTAGTGGCTTGGTCTGGTTTATCCAGAAGGCAGCATATACGTTGACAGTTTGAGGGAGTGTTATGAGGCAtatgtaatatacaattttatgatGTATTTATTGGCCTACTTGGATGCTGATCGCCAACTGGAACACAGACTTGAAATTTCTCCTCAAGTACATCACATGTTCCCCCTGTGTTGTTTACCTGATTGGGAAATGGGCAGAGAATTTGTACATATGTGCAAACAtggaatattacaatatactGCAGTTAGGCCTATAACAACTTTGATATCTTTGTACGTATATAATGAATATTCGTATTTACATCATAGAAAGTAAAAAAGtagtatttctataaaaagagTTCACTAATAAGCTCTGGTAATTTGTCATATTCAACTTAAAATATCAAGCACTATTGATAGCatgaatttcaaatatatgtaGATTACATGttgaagtatatatatattattctgtCACATGATTGTTCataatcaattatttatttatatttatttgtttagtaTCTGTGAACTAAATGGAGTGTATGGAGAAGGTGAATTCAGAACAGACGTAGCTTTTCCATATATGATtgctttaaataatttatcacaATTTGTTGCCATGTATTGTTTGGTGCTTTTTTATCGCGCCAATGCGGAGGCTTTGAAACCAATGAAACCAATCGGGAAATTTTTGTGTATCAAAGCGGTTGTATTCTTCTCCTTCTTGTAAGTTTGCACACAAAatcgtaaaattgtaaaatcgtattttcattcgaataatttaaatgttgTATCACGAAATCTcacctttttctttattttgcaGTCAAGGCGTGATAGTTGCATTGCTAGTGTATTTTGATGTGATATcaagtatttttaaaacgaataacatGGAAGATATCAGAAATATATCATCTAAGCTGCAGGACTTTTTAATCTGTATTGAAATGTTTATGGCTGCAGTGGCTCACCACTACAGTTTTACATACAAACCTTTTGTAAATCTAGCACAGGGTCAAGCATGGTGGGATGCATTCAGGTAACTAAATTTTGGTTGAAAAATATCTTAGATTATTATGGATGTCCATAGTCATCGTCATAGTCATTGAACATTTATGCAATACATTATAGATGACTCTCATAGCACTAAGCATTCATTTATAGTACATAGCAGTAGATATTGTAGAGTGCTTGGATTAACCCAGTTCCTCAATACCTCATACGCAAGAAAGAGTCCTAGAGCCTATAAAATAGCCTATAAAAGTTGTAGTGTCATATATACTTTTCAAATAGTCATTGTAAAGGATTAAAAGTATACTTGATGTTTCCAGAGCAATGTGGGACGTCTCAGATGTCCACAACGACATCAAAGAACACCTTGGGGTAGTAGGATCTTCATTAAGCCGTAGGATACGTGGTCGAAGCGCTTATCAACAGGCCTGGGGGAGCGCGACAGAACGCACGTCCCTTCTTCCAGAAGCTTCAGTGACCACAGCCAGAAGTGCGCCAGCATGTTCCTTTTCTAGTTACAATACAGCGGAGATGGAGCAGAATGGTGCGGATGGTCCCGTTGAGCTAATTCCGGACGTGCAGGATACGAGTAACGCGGTGAAGACGTAATCATGTAATGTTCTCTTATCACAGAGAGAGGAACGTTTAATCAAGGGGTACACTTCGTCTGGAATATAGCACACTTTAGTTAAGATTGCTCCATATCGCTAGTATAACCTTTAAGCAGAGCgagaaaagtttgaaaaaatatctaGTTTTACAAAACGTGCGTTCTCCCCCGTGTACTGTACAAATTTCTCATCCTGAATCGTTGAACGACACACTCATTATTCCCGGGAGAGACGACACGACATGAGAATACCATATTACAATAAGGGATTTGATACACGTGGCCATGTTTGCAACACGAGACAGAAGTGTCGTTTTACCTCGTCCATTTTAAGAAAACGCTTTTTGCCTCCTTGATTTGCGGCCAATTACGCGACGCCTCGTGTTACCAATGATGTATTACCAaataattgtacatatatatatacatatatatatatacatacgataATGTTTATACTTAGAACAATATATCGGTACAGTCCTATTTATAAACGTGTCACACTGTTTATTGCTGGTTTATCGACCCCAATAAGTGTACCACGGAGTTAGGCATTATTCGGAGAAGACTTTTATTATCGCGAAAAGTCTAAATTTCCATGTTGTTCGTcttgtatttattaaacaattgCTCGTCTGCTTATTGAGTATATAGAATTCTGCCCAACTCTGAATGCCGAGTGTACCGTAAATAACGAGGAGAGAAACATTCCTGCCAAATGTACAtgattgtttaattttgtattgacTACGTCGGTTAGAAGATACAAAATAGAAGCTCACATGATCTACATGATGATAAAGCAAAATACTCAAATACATATGATATATTAATGCATCGATGGTCgccagagaaaaagagataaatattataatggcGATATTCACTAAAACCGTGCCGTTAATGCGTTTGCATAGTCatatcaatatatttctcTTGTGTAAGTGGTGTTAATTATCATAGAAGAGACGattgatgaatattttaatttcgaacAAGCAAACAATTTTCCTAGCCTTAAAAGAGTTTTATAAATGCTCATAAGACGTACTATGGATTCTCGTGAGAATATTTGCGTAAAAAACGTACGAACTTGAATACTTTATCAGACGTTCGGACCAAAGAATAGGGTATATTTTATCTCGAAGTTAATATTGtccagaattaaaaaaaaaaagaatttagaaGCAAAGTAGTTTTCCGGTTGACCTAGCAATTTACATCGTCAATTAAAGAtcttgaaagaaaataatatttttaatatgtttctACCATGTTACTTGTAACTTTGTGATATATCTGGAACCACCGTTAATCTCtattattatcaattaacgaagaatagaaataaatttcgacGAGATACGTTGTACTCTTTTACCACGAGAAGAAACTAGGcataaaacgtatattttaataattcttcaaGCTACTTTGTACTTTGTATGAAGGCACATTTCAATTCCACAAGTACTTAACAATCCTATTGAGTGTTCAATGGTATATCTTATGGAACAAAAAAAACGTACTGAAAATGGTTACTATCGTAAAAAAATTCGACAAGTATGATAAAAAATGtcttttatgttttttacCATTAAATTTTCTCAACTTTTAgtgtttatttcttattttagtttaagcgaaaaataccttaaaaaattaaaaaaattataatatattgtcaCTATACATGCACTTCTATGATTgaaaagaaatgtttataGACACGAAGAATTcagtttctatttctttattccGCTTTTCCTACCCATACAAAATGTATATTCGTTTCTATTCGTTCTGTATGCACAGATGAGACGTATATACAAAATGTTatgagaattattttttctagttACATTAAGAATATCTACATTTCACGTGTTCAATTATTCTGAAGCGTTatttccgaaatttttctcgaGTTGCTCGCTTTGGTATTAATCATTACTAACTATTGACAATATTTCGCATTTGTGTCCGaacaatattttctgttaacaaaatttgttaaatgtaaaataaaaatgttgtaaaAATACTACAGTCGCGTATAATCGGCcataattttaatgttaacAGTCGGAAGAGTAATTTTACATATCAAATCTTACTAGTTAAATGAATAGTTTCCACTCATCATAAGACTTGATTAGTAATATATCTGCATTATCGTTCGATtagcgaagaaaataaattagtatGTACCTAACAAGCCACCAGGGCTTATAATCACTTATCACATACCATAGGTTTCAGACTTCTAGACTCTCAGTCTATGTTCTTCATTTCTCTTTGTTTAATGCTTGAATAAATTCCTCGAGTTTCTCTTGAATTTGCCTAACACGTTCTGAAACGAGATAAAAGtacaaaaacatataaatCATAGTCAAATTGATGTATATGTTTAAGGTAGAATATTTTCTGAAATCAtctattaaaatgtatatcacgacatatttttttgattgaaacataatgaataaattttgaacttaatcaaagaaatttacttaaatttgCTTAAAATGCATGATAATAAAAGAACATACTTAATTCTTCGGCTAAAGTGACCCGTCTACCAGTCAGCAGTTTCTGTTTCATTTCATTATCTTGACTGTAATCTTCTAGtacttcttttatttctttatctaaCCTACGAGCTTCTCGATTCATAATTTGTTGTCGAAGTGCATTGGCAGTAACCTTCAGCATTTGCTGAATCCTCCAAAACAAAACAACATCATTGCACTCCATCTATgagaaatattaaagattgaaatttccaatgaaagataaaatatcaaagatactaagcaatttttttattattatatacactTACTTCATTTTCATGTCCAGTGTGATAGAGATAATATCCTTTTTTGCAATCGTACGCCCTAGCCAAGCTTTGTTGCAAGAAGAATCTCCTATATACTGGATGCCACGTTTCTCGAATGAATTCATTGTCGATTTCCAAACCATTTCGCTGCACGTTCTTCCTGATTGTCGTAAGTTCATCCTGAGTAAGTGTAGGAGTATGTTTCTGTGAACAAAAAGGAGATAAAGATAATTCTTTTAGatcattattatttagattataaAGTGATTATATCTTCTTACTTTGTCCGCATAAAGAATTTTATCTAATTCGTTTTTCACTGCTGAACGTTTCTGTTGGTCATCACTTTGATTCTGCCAATACAGCCATCGTTCCTTGCGACCTGGACCCAGCATgtcttttaaaatttgttccGTAGCTTGCAATTTCTCTTTAACTGAAGTTTCTAGAAAACGAACTGCCTGATCCCAATCACGTTTATCATTCACACTTCTGTCCTCTAAAGTATTCAGTTGAATAACTCGCAGCATTTCAGATGcctaaagaaaatttttcattacgtgtcatttcaaataaaaaggattagaaaataaaagtttaaaaaatttactttttcttccCAGTAATGTCGCCTCATAGCTTCGTTAACTACTGCATTTTTTAGATTGTCAAATATATCATCGTGATCCGGACTAAGTTTTGCCTGATTCATGAAATGTTGAAATTCCTGTTGTAAGCATTCCCAACCGCTTTCGACGCTTCGAGATGGTAACTGCTGTTCAGCCCACTGACGAAGTTTTATGTCGACAGTGGTATTAAATGTGCCTGTATtcagaaacaaagaaaaaagaatagatTAATTGCTCATAAAAGAGAATTCCATTATGGTGTTGTGAAATATACTTGGACTTCCGCTTTGAGCTGCGGGTAAATAAATGTTCTCGAACACGTGCATGCTAACTTTGTCCCAGATCCTAACCATCAACACCTCTTCCCAGTGTCTAGGTGAAACTTGAGACAGATTTATAATTTCGTCCAGAATCTCCCCTCTTGCTCTCTCGAAAAGTTCATCTCTATCTAATTCCCTTaatctacaaaaatatatcatttctttcaatgccaagtaatttaattttaacacaAATGGTAAACTCGATGAAATATGAAAGTGTATACCTtgggaaattatttttccattctGTTTCAAGATTGAATCTAGTGGCTTTGAATGCATCTGCTTGTTGTTCTACAGTCTCACGAACCATCTTCCAAAAACATTCTGCAACCGCGAGACTCAAATTTCTTGTTGTAACTTGACCTGACATTACTAAGCCATCCCTAGTAAAAAccatgaaaaaaatatatatatatatatagcctTGAAAGTTACTCAAGAAGTAACTTCAACTTCATAACCAATCAATTTATGTTGTTGCAATATAATACAGTAATACAGCATTTGATACGGTAGACCACAGAAATAATTATTGCCTAATGTAGtaatattatcataattattcgTCAATGAATCcaatataatacatacttAAAGAGCTTCGAATTtctaaagaatttttcttcataATCTTTGATCGTTTGTATGCTATCATCCTGTCGACCTCTACCAGTAACAACAGCAAAGTAGCCCAATGCCTTCATGGGGAACAGTTTGCCAGACAATATTTTACGAACACGTTCTGGATTGGCCAAGTTCTCTTCTGCTAAATCTACCTACCGATGCCaaagtattaataattatactaaCTTATAAGTCTCGTAAGCAATATTATACCTtagttaaaacaaaaatagttCGTTTGCCGGAAGGGTCCATTTGAGAAACGAGATCCGTCACATTGCTCCTTTCTGCATCCACGGAACCATCTTGGATACATAGAATGATCGCATTAGGGTTACTCATATATTGTTGAGTCATTTGTCGAATAGCATCTCGCGTGTCTTCCGCCATGTCAACTGTAACTGTCTGTTGCAacaatttcacaaattttaCGCTTCTTAGAAAATAGTGTAGCAATTATTTTTGATACAAATTATCACTTACGCTGATTATACCAGGCAAATCGACGAGAACCATACGCTGAAGGCCTGGACCTTTCACAGTCATTGAAATCACATCCGGACTAACTGTCTTGCCATTTTTAACACTGTTTTTCATACGTAATTCTACTTCGCGTCTTAGCTCAGCTAATTCTGACTCTTTTGTTAAATCGAATTCTCTTGAACTATCTTTGAACTGAGCTATATGATAAGGACCTTCACTTAAAGTGACTTTCACTGGAGCTCTTGTCATCATTTCACCACCACctctgaattaaaaaataaaaattgcagaGTTAAGAAAAGGGATAAGTTTTagtgaataattaaaatttttttatataacttttattaCCTAGGAAATATTCTTGCTTGAGCGATCATTTCTAATACAGATGTTTTGCCAGAACTTTGATCACCAACTACTACCACTCTTGGTAAATGATCAGCAGTAGAATAAGTGCTATCATAATCATTAAGTTCATCTAAAACGTCGCTGTACATGTCGATCAGAGATTTctggaagaaattatttaatattgacATACAATTTTAGACACTAAAATTCTATAGCCGCGAtgtaattacttttatttttttgttactCATTTTTTGATTTCCACGTAGTAGCATCTGCTTTCGAAGCTCcttattctctctctctaatCGTTCAAGTTCACGTTGATACCTCAATTGTATTTGCATTACTTCTTCTTGCATAGCGTTCAATCGCTCTTGCGACTTTTCTGTGGACGAAAT
Proteins encoded in this region:
- the Opa1 gene encoding opa1 mitochondrial dynamin like GTPase isoform X3, producing MKQILCGKIGDRIVLISKTSRYPLPLFSARHLISGKMNKVYQPLLASPHIRYFGNPNRAYAIFIGRVLRGALKVRYLLLGGAVGSGVTLQKKYEQWKEIVPDMSWLNDVFPNEEKWKDLRESVMTVKNIFTDKIEIGIFDAISTIVSQLYSEAKQQVVNNTVAFARPLANDNIEEERKKAQKSQERLNAMQEEVMQIQLRYQRELERLERENKELRKQMLLRGNQKMSNKKIKKSLIDMYSDVLDELNDYDSTYSTADHLPRVVVVGDQSSGKTSVLEMIAQARIFPRGGGEMMTRAPVKVTLSEGPYHIAQFKDSSREFDLTKESELAELRREVELRMKNSVKNGKTVSPDVISMTVKGPGLQRMVLVDLPGIISTVTVDMAEDTRDAIRQMTQQYMSNPNAIILCIQDGSVDAERSNVTDLVSQMDPSGKRTIFVLTKVDLAEENLANPERVRKILSGKLFPMKALGYFAVVTGRGRQDDSIQTIKDYEEKFFRNSKLFKDGLVMSGQVTTRNLSLAVAECFWKMVRETVEQQADAFKATRFNLETEWKNNFPRLRELDRDELFERARGEILDEIINLSQVSPRHWEEVLMVRIWDKVSMHVFENIYLPAAQSGSPSTFNTTVDIKLRQWAEQQLPSRSVESGWECLQQEFQHFMNQAKLSPDHDDIFDNLKNAVVNEAMRRHYWEEKASEMLRVIQLNTLEDRSVNDKRDWDQAVRFLETSVKEKLQATEQILKDMLGPGRKERWLYWQNQSDDQQKRSAVKNELDKILYADKKHTPTLTQDELTTIRKNVQRNGLEIDNEFIRETWHPVYRRFFLQQSLARAYDCKKGYYLYHTGHENEMECNDVVLFWRIQQMLKVTANALRQQIMNREARRLDKEIKEVLEDYSQDNEMKQKLLTGRRVTLAEELKRVRQIQEKLEEFIQALNKEK